Proteins co-encoded in one Zonotrichia albicollis isolate bZonAlb1 chromosome 30, bZonAlb1.hap1, whole genome shotgun sequence genomic window:
- the PEA15 gene encoding astrocytic phosphoprotein PEA-15: MAEYRSLLEELAQNITAEDLEQLKSACREDIPSGEGDAIATGHHWFAFLERHSKLDRDNLSYIEHIFEISRRPDLLTKVVQYRTQVLKISEEDEVDTKLTRIPSAKKYKDIIRQPSEEEIIKLAPPPEKGLSGSRTPPPHPPRAPSPLCTPGGGGGAEPPCPQNRGGGNWGGGGVKFPWDPHPKKGLDLRGGRDGDPPSLWVS, encoded by the exons ATGGCCGAGTACCGCAgtctgctggaggagctggccCAGAACATCACGGCTGAGGACCTGGAGCAGCTCAAGTCCGCGTGTCGCGAGGACATCCCCAGCGGGGAGGGTGACGCCATCGCCACCGGCCACCACTGGTTCGCCTTCCTGGAGCGCCACAGCAAGCTGGACCGAG ACAACCTGTCCTACATCGAGCACATCTTCGAGATCTCGCGCCGGCCGGACCTGCTGACCAAGGTGGTGCAGTACCGCACGCAGGTGCTCAAGATCTCCGAGGAGGACGAGGTGGACACCAAGCTCACCCGCATCCCCAGCGCCAAGAAGTACAAGG ACATCATCCGGCAGCCCTCGGAGGAGGAGATCATCAAACTGGCCCCCCCCCCCGAAAAAGGCCTGAGCGGCTCCAGGACCCCCCCCCCGCacccccccagagccccctccccactctgcacccctgggggggggggaggggctgaACCCCCCTGCCCCCAAAATAGGGGAGGGGGGAATTGGGGTGGAGGGGGGGTGAAATTCCCAtgggacccccaccccaaaaaaggCCTCGATTTGAGGGGGGGGAGGGATGGGGACCCCCCCTCATTGTGGGTAAGTTGA